The Nocardia arthritidis genome has a window encoding:
- a CDS encoding tyrosine-protein phosphatase codes for MNTRHAPAHDLLDPNPAPGDLYRRLLRFTDIDNARDLGGLPVASGGSTRRGVVFRSATPQQLGPADLRLLTGPLGLRSVIDLRTGAESEREGHGRLSGTLVRVVNLPLRVAGHAAANPAELAAHASAAGMVAHYRELLSGSGASVITAMRLLARPERHSVLFHCAAGKDRTGLLAALLLDALGVPTEHIVADYALSAEHLDQVRARLITMTAYRRLPPLGTGIMSVDPGVMAAFLRSLHDSHGGAAGWLRLNGLSAAELDRLRLNLIDRSRQ; via the coding sequence ATGAACACCCGGCACGCTCCGGCGCACGACCTGCTCGACCCGAATCCGGCTCCGGGCGACCTATACCGGCGCCTGCTCCGGTTCACCGATATCGACAACGCCCGCGATCTGGGCGGTCTTCCGGTAGCCTCCGGCGGCAGCACCCGCCGCGGCGTCGTCTTCCGCTCCGCCACCCCGCAGCAGCTCGGCCCCGCCGATCTGCGGCTGCTCACCGGACCGCTCGGCCTGCGCAGCGTCATCGATCTGCGCACCGGCGCGGAGTCCGAGCGGGAGGGCCACGGCAGACTGTCCGGCACCCTCGTCCGGGTGGTCAACCTGCCGCTGCGGGTCGCCGGGCACGCCGCCGCGAATCCGGCCGAGCTGGCCGCGCACGCGTCCGCCGCGGGCATGGTCGCGCACTATCGCGAATTGCTTTCCGGCAGCGGCGCATCCGTAATCACCGCGATGCGCCTGCTGGCCCGGCCGGAACGCCACTCGGTGCTGTTCCACTGCGCGGCGGGCAAGGACCGCACCGGTCTGCTCGCCGCGCTGCTGCTGGACGCGCTCGGCGTTCCCACCGAGCACATAGTCGCCGACTACGCGCTCTCCGCGGAACATCTGGACCAGGTGCGCGCCCGGCTGATCACCATGACGGCCTACCGCCGCCTGCCGCCGCTCGGCACCGGCATCATGTCCGTCGACCCCGGCGTGATGGCCGCATTCCTGCGCAGCCTGCACGACAGCCACGGCGGCGCGGCGGGCTGGCTGCGGCTCAACGGACTATCCGCGGCCGAACTGGACCGCCTGCGACTGAACCTGATCGATCGGTCCCGGCAATGA
- a CDS encoding ATP-binding cassette domain-containing protein: protein MTTRDTIKIVGAREHNLRNVSLEIPKGKIVVFTGVSGSGKSSIVFGTVAVESQRQLNETFTWFIRNRLPKYERPEADVIDNLAPAVVVDQRPIGGNSRSTVGTMTDIQSIVRVLFSRYGEPSAGGATHYSFNDPLGMCPECAGLGHVVRADLDKLLDTAKSLNEGAITFAPFAVGSWQWQLYARSGLFDPDKPLRDYTPEEWQLFLRGNGFRVPRASRSGSTGTNAYEGLLERFDRLYLKRDLSSLSEKNRAAAEAVVHEEVCPLCHGARLNQAALAGRIDGLGIADYGRLEITDLIEVLAALTDPVAEPIAAAALARLRRIEEVGLGYLALDRETSTLSGGEAQRLKVVRHLGSSLTGMTYIFDEPSVGMHPRDVGRLNRLLIQLRDKGNTVLVVEHSPDVIAVADHVVDMGPGAGGHGGQVMFQGTVEKLRASGTSTGERLRRGQPLKARTRTPTGWLTVTGADRHNLKNVTARFPTGVLTAVTGVAGSGKSTLVSDAFVTAYPAAIAVDQSAIAASRRSSPATYLGIMDPLRQLFAKTHRVKPGLFSFNSDGACPECDGAGVIFTDLAYMDPVTTVCRTCHGRRYRPEVLAYTVQGASIADVLEMTVEQALDFWNTHADNRIRRPLRALHEVGLGYLTLGRTLSSLSGGERQRIKLADNLRRTGGIYVLDEPTTGLHMADVDTLVALLDRLVDAGNTVIVIEHDLELVKRADWVIDLGPDGGKHGGEIVFAGTPAQLCDDRRSITAEYLRRSLAETA from the coding sequence GTGACCACTCGAGACACCATCAAGATCGTCGGGGCCCGCGAGCACAACCTGCGCAATGTGTCGCTGGAGATCCCCAAGGGCAAGATCGTCGTCTTCACCGGCGTCTCCGGATCGGGTAAATCCTCGATCGTCTTCGGCACCGTCGCGGTGGAGTCGCAGCGGCAACTCAACGAGACCTTCACCTGGTTCATCCGCAACCGGCTGCCGAAATACGAGCGCCCGGAGGCCGATGTCATCGATAACCTGGCGCCGGCCGTCGTGGTAGACCAGCGGCCGATCGGCGGAAATTCCCGATCGACGGTCGGCACCATGACCGATATCCAGTCGATCGTGCGGGTGCTGTTCTCCCGGTACGGTGAGCCGAGCGCCGGTGGGGCGACACACTATTCGTTCAACGATCCGCTCGGCATGTGCCCGGAGTGCGCGGGCCTCGGCCACGTGGTGCGGGCCGATCTGGACAAGCTGCTCGACACCGCGAAATCGCTCAACGAGGGCGCGATCACCTTCGCGCCCTTCGCCGTCGGCTCCTGGCAGTGGCAGCTCTACGCCCGCAGCGGGCTGTTCGACCCGGACAAGCCGCTGCGCGACTACACGCCCGAGGAGTGGCAGCTCTTCTTGCGCGGCAACGGTTTCCGTGTACCGAGGGCGAGCAGGTCCGGCTCCACCGGCACCAATGCCTACGAGGGTCTGCTGGAACGTTTCGACCGCCTGTATCTGAAGCGCGACCTGAGCTCGCTCTCGGAGAAGAACCGCGCCGCCGCCGAGGCGGTGGTGCACGAGGAGGTCTGCCCGCTCTGTCATGGCGCGCGGTTGAATCAGGCGGCGCTGGCCGGTCGCATCGACGGGCTCGGCATCGCCGACTACGGGCGGCTCGAAATCACCGATCTCATCGAGGTTTTGGCGGCCCTCACCGATCCGGTGGCCGAACCGATCGCCGCGGCGGCCCTGGCCCGGCTGCGCCGGATCGAGGAGGTCGGGCTCGGCTATCTCGCGCTGGACCGGGAGACATCGACGCTCTCGGGCGGAGAGGCGCAGCGGCTCAAGGTCGTCCGGCATCTCGGTTCGAGTTTGACCGGTATGACCTACATTTTCGACGAACCGAGCGTCGGCATGCACCCGCGCGATGTCGGCAGGCTGAACCGGCTGCTGATCCAGTTGCGGGACAAGGGAAATACCGTGCTGGTGGTGGAGCATTCGCCGGATGTCATCGCGGTGGCCGACCACGTGGTCGATATGGGGCCAGGCGCGGGCGGCCACGGCGGCCAGGTGATGTTCCAGGGCACCGTCGAAAAGCTGCGCGCCTCCGGCACATCCACCGGTGAGCGGCTGCGCCGCGGACAGCCGCTCAAAGCGCGGACCCGCACGCCGACCGGTTGGCTCACCGTGACGGGGGCCGACCGGCACAACCTGAAGAATGTCACCGCGCGGTTTCCCACCGGCGTGCTCACCGCGGTCACCGGCGTAGCCGGTTCGGGCAAAAGCACTTTGGTGTCGGACGCCTTCGTCACCGCGTATCCGGCGGCGATCGCCGTCGACCAATCGGCCATCGCCGCGTCGCGCCGCTCCAGCCCCGCGACCTACCTCGGCATCATGGATCCGCTGCGGCAACTGTTCGCCAAAACGCATCGGGTGAAGCCGGGCCTGTTCAGCTTCAACTCCGACGGCGCGTGCCCCGAATGTGACGGCGCGGGCGTGATATTCACCGATCTGGCCTATATGGATCCGGTCACCACCGTCTGCCGGACCTGCCACGGCCGCCGCTACCGGCCCGAGGTGCTGGCGTATACGGTGCAGGGCGCGTCCATCGCCGATGTGCTGGAGATGACCGTGGAACAGGCGCTCGACTTCTGGAATACGCACGCCGACAACCGGATTCGCCGACCGCTTCGCGCGCTGCACGAGGTCGGCCTCGGCTATCTCACGCTGGGCCGGACGCTGAGTTCGCTGTCCGGCGGTGAGCGGCAACGCATCAAGCTGGCCGACAACCTACGGCGCACCGGCGGCATCTACGTGCTGGACGAACCGACCACCGGACTGCATATGGCCGATGTCGACACCCTGGTGGCGCTGCTGGATCGGCTGGTGGACGCGGGCAATACCGTCATCGTCATCGAACACGATCTCGAGCTCGTCAAACGCGCCGATTGGGTGATAGATCTCGGACCCGACGGCGGCAAACACGGTGGCGAGATCGTCTTCGCGGGTACACCGGCGCAGCTGTGCGACGACCGGCGCTCCATCACCGCCGAATATCTCAGGCGCAGCCTCGCCGAAACCGCGTGA
- a CDS encoding helix-turn-helix transcriptional regulator has translation MTDTAARLLALLALLQTRREWSGPELAERLGVTVRTVRRDIDRLRELDYPVSANLGSAGGYRLAAGTALPPLLLDDEEAVAITLGLRGAAYGAVRGIEESAARALVKVQQILPARLRRRVDAVDAATSSLGGPPAGPFIDPETLVVLAAGCRDHERIRFRYKAKDESESKRLVEPHSLVAAGRRWYLVAWDVDRGEWRTFRVDRIGEPFPIGVHCAPRELPDDAAPTEYVARQLAAARPAPEVVFLVHASARELAEALKVRAAEVEPIDERTCLLRTSGDSLEWTAIRIAHLDKEFRVLEPPEMAAELSRLGAKLQRAARVPRTRPWPSFNSGDPRFAADAEQLLDDAYDHRRSANQSSD, from the coding sequence GTGACCGATACCGCCGCCCGCCTGCTCGCACTGCTCGCCCTGTTGCAGACCCGCCGCGAATGGTCGGGTCCGGAGCTGGCCGAACGGCTCGGCGTCACGGTCCGCACCGTGCGCCGCGATATCGATCGCCTGCGCGAACTGGACTATCCGGTGTCCGCGAACCTCGGCTCGGCCGGCGGATATCGGCTGGCGGCCGGCACCGCGCTGCCGCCGCTGCTGCTCGACGACGAGGAAGCGGTGGCCATCACCCTCGGCCTGCGTGGCGCGGCATACGGCGCGGTCCGCGGCATCGAGGAATCGGCGGCGCGGGCGCTGGTGAAGGTGCAGCAGATCCTGCCCGCGCGGCTGCGTCGCCGGGTGGACGCGGTGGATGCGGCGACATCGTCGCTGGGCGGGCCGCCCGCCGGACCCTTCATCGATCCGGAGACACTGGTGGTGCTGGCCGCGGGCTGTCGCGACCACGAACGAATCCGGTTCCGCTATAAAGCGAAGGACGAATCCGAGTCGAAGCGGTTGGTCGAACCGCACAGCCTGGTCGCGGCCGGGCGGCGTTGGTATCTGGTGGCATGGGATGTCGACCGCGGCGAATGGCGCACCTTCCGGGTCGATCGGATCGGGGAGCCTTTTCCGATCGGGGTGCACTGTGCGCCAAGGGAATTGCCCGACGATGCGGCGCCGACGGAGTATGTCGCGCGACAGTTGGCGGCGGCACGGCCCGCACCGGAGGTGGTCTTCCTGGTGCATGCCTCGGCGCGAGAGTTGGCCGAGGCGTTGAAGGTTCGGGCCGCCGAGGTGGAGCCGATCGACGAGCGCACCTGTCTGCTGCGGACATCCGGCGATTCGCTCGAATGGACGGCGATCCGGATCGCGCACCTGGACAAGGAGTTCCGGGTGCTCGAACCGCCGGAGATGGCGGCGGAGCTGTCTCGCCTGGGGGCGAAATTACAACGGGCGGCTCGAGTTCCGAGAACTCGTCCCTGGCCGAGCTTCAACTCGGGCGATCCGCGATTCGCGGCCGACGCCGAGCAGCTACTCGATGACGCCTACGATCACCGCCGATCCGCGAACCAATCCAGCGACTGA
- a CDS encoding DUF2332 domain-containing protein yields the protein METSARYRRFAEVEAHGYSPCYELWCHGIADDPDLSALIDELPPPKRQPNLILGAARYVGVTVSPLDEFKEWLVANWPAVREVAMTHHTQTNEAGRAAVLLPALEPFAGSPVALIEIGASAGLCLYPDRFSYRYDDEIIIDPDDGRSPVLLPCTTSGRPPIPKCLPQVVFRAGIDLHPLDVRNPEDVRWLECLVWPEQHDRLSRLRDAVAIARRHPPQLVAGDIVDCIADLVYAAPQDVPIIVFGSAVLAYLDRGDRARFADTVRALPCTWIANEGNEVLPYDPALLPYTDVPPGRQFILARDGIPLGYAGPHGQSLDWFADRR from the coding sequence ATGGAGACGTCCGCGCGATATCGGCGCTTCGCCGAGGTCGAGGCCCACGGTTACTCCCCCTGCTACGAGCTGTGGTGTCACGGCATCGCCGACGATCCGGACCTCTCGGCCCTCATCGATGAACTACCACCGCCGAAACGCCAGCCGAATCTGATCCTCGGCGCGGCACGGTATGTCGGGGTCACCGTCTCGCCGCTGGACGAATTCAAGGAGTGGCTGGTCGCGAACTGGCCCGCGGTGCGCGAAGTGGCCATGACCCACCACACCCAGACCAACGAGGCCGGGCGGGCCGCGGTGCTGCTGCCCGCGCTGGAGCCGTTCGCCGGATCGCCCGTCGCACTGATCGAGATCGGCGCGTCCGCCGGACTGTGCCTGTATCCGGACCGTTTCAGCTACCGCTACGACGACGAGATCATCATCGATCCGGATGACGGACGTTCCCCGGTATTGTTGCCGTGCACCACATCCGGACGCCCACCCATTCCGAAATGCCTGCCGCAGGTGGTTTTTCGCGCGGGTATCGACCTGCATCCGCTGGACGTCCGCAATCCCGAGGATGTGCGCTGGCTGGAATGTCTGGTCTGGCCGGAGCAGCACGACCGGCTCTCCCGGCTGCGCGATGCCGTCGCCATCGCCCGGCGTCATCCCCCGCAGCTGGTCGCGGGCGATATCGTCGACTGCATCGCCGACCTGGTTTACGCCGCCCCACAAGATGTTCCGATCATCGTATTCGGCAGCGCCGTGCTGGCGTACCTGGATCGGGGCGACCGGGCGCGGTTCGCCGACACGGTGCGCGCGCTACCGTGCACCTGGATCGCCAACGAGGGCAACGAAGTACTGCCATATGATCCGGCGCTGCTGCCGTACACCGATGTGCCGCCCGGGCGTCAGTTCATTCTGGCGCGCGACGGTATTCCGCTGGGATATGCAGGGCCGCACGGTCAGTCGCTGGATTGGTTCGCGGATCGGCGGTGA